The Mesoterricola silvestris sequence CTACGCCGTCACCCGGGCCTTCTCCGTGGACCTGGGCTGGAGCCGCCTCTTCGTGAAGAACGCCAACCTCGGCCTCAACGCCACCCCCGGCGGCCCCGACTTCTTCCGGGGCACCATCAACGGCACCTTCCACAACCGGGTGGATATCCTCGCCCTGCAGGGGCGCCTGAAGTTCTGATCAGCCCCGGGCCCGCCGGGCCCCGTAGGTGCGCAGGCTGGCGTCCACCATCGCCAGCATGGGCAGGGGCCCCGCGCCGCGGCGCAGGAGATCGCCGATGAGGTGGTCCCCCTCGATGCGGCCGCCGCTTTCCAGGTCGCGGAACATCGAGGAGGTCATGGGCGAGCCCGGCTCCGTGAGGATGGCCCGGGTCTTCTCCAGGCTCTGGGCCCGGGGGGCGTGGCCGTGGGCCGCCGCCACCGAGGCGCATTCCTCCATGAGGGCCACCGCCAGGCCCTGGTTGCCCGCGGCCACGATATCGCCCACCGAGCCCCGCAGGAGGCAGGTGATGCCGGCGGCGGAGGCGATGAACACCCACTTCTCCCACAGCTCCTGGACGATGTCCCCGCTGAGGCGGCCGTCGAAGCCCGCCCCGCAGAGCTGGGCCTCCAGGGCCCGGATCCGGGGTGTCGCCTCGCCAGTCCGCTCGCCGAACACCAGGCCGTGGAGCCGGTTGAAATGCACCACGGCGCCCTGGGCGTCCAGGGCCGAGGAGATGAAGCAGGACCCGCCCAGCACCCTCCCCGCCCCGAAGCGCCGGTCCAGCGCGTCGAAGTGGGCCATGCCGTTGAGCAGCGGCAGCACCATCGTGTCCGGCCCCACCGCGGGGGCGAAGGCCTCCACCGCGTCCTCCAGGTCGTAGGCCTTGCAGCTGAGGAGCACCGCGTCGAAGGGCTCCCGCGGCTCCCCGGCCAGGACCGTGGGCGGGGCGGCGAGGTGCAGGTCCCCGAAGGGGCTGCGCACCACCAGGCCCGTTTCCGCCAGCTTCCGGGCCCGCGCCGGGCGCACCAGGAAGGTCACGTCCCGCCCCGCCTCCAGGAGCCGCCCCCCGAAGTACCCCCCGATGCCGCCCGCGCCCACCATCAGAATCCGCATTCCCGTGCTCCTCGGACCCAGGATACGACGTAACCTGGAAGCTTCCAGTCTTTCGATGGAGGCACCCATGCGGTTCGGCACACTGGCCCCGGCCCTGCTCAGCGCGGCCCTGTGCGCGGGAAGCCCGCCCCCCACCCGCTTCGAGCGCTCCGGGGGCCTGGAGACGCCCCGGCTGGAGGAGACCGTGGCGGAGTGCCGGGCCCTGGCCAAGGCCTCCCCCTGGATCCGGGTGGGCACCTTCGGCCGCAGCCCCCAGGGCCGCGCCCTGCCCCTGGTGATCGTGGACCGGGACCGGGCCTTCGACCCCGCCCGGGCCCGGGCCAAGGGCAAGCTGGTGGTGATGATCCAGGCCTGCATCCACGCCGGCGAATCCGACGGCAAGGACGCGGGCTTGCGCCTGCTGAAGGAGCTGTGCGTGGACCGGGCCCACCCGGAGCTCCTGGACCGCCTCGTCGTCCTGTTCCTGCCGGTGTTCAACGTGGACGGCCACGAGCGCTTCGGCCCCCACAACCGCATCAACCAGAACGGCCCCCGGGAGATGGGCTGGCGCAGCAGCGCGGCGGGCCTGAACCTCAACCGGGACTACCTCAAGGCCGACACCCCGGAGATGCGCGCCTGGCTCAAGCTCCACCAGGCCTGGCTCCCGGACGTCTTCCTGGATTGCCACGCCACCGACGGCGCCGACTACCAGTACCCCCTCACCATCGCCCGGGAGGCGGGCCCCGGGGACACCTGGTTCCTGGAGGCGGGCCTGGGGTCCTGGATCCGGGACAGCTTCCTCCCCGGGCTCCGGTCCCGCCTGGAGGCCGACGGCCTTCCCACCACCGAGTACATCGTCTTCCGCACCTGGCACGACCCCCGCAGCGGCCTCGTCATCGGCCCCTCCGGCCCCCGCTACTCCCAGGGCTACCAGTCCGCCCAGAACCGCCTGGGCCTGCTCCTGGAGACCCACATGCTCAAGCCCTACCCCGTGCGGGTGGAGGCCACCCGCGCCGCGCTGCTGCGCACCTGCGAGATCGTGGCCCGGGAGCGGGACACCGTGGCCCGCCTCAACCGCCAGGCCGACGCCTTCACGGCCAGCCCCGCCTTCCGCACCGCCCCCATGCCCCTGGGCTTCCGGGACGACGGCACCTCCGAATCCATCCCCTTCAAGGGCGTCGCCTACCAGAGGACCACCAGCGACCTCACCGGCGGCGACTGGTTCACCTACGACCCCTCCCGCCCCCAGACCTTCCAGATCCCCCGCTTCGGCCACCTGAAGGTCACCGCCTCGGCCCGGGTGCCCGAAGCCTACCTCGTCCCCCCCGAATGGACCGAGGTCATCGCCCGCATCGAGGCCCAGGGCATCCCCCACCACCGCCTGGCCAAGCCCGCGACCCTCCCCGTCTCCGGCTGGCGCTTCCGGGACCCCGTCTTCCGCCGCACCCCCACCGAAGGCCGCCAGCGGGTGGAAACCGTCGTCCAGGAGGAATTCACCGCCACCCGCGATTTCCCCGCCGGCACCGTCGTCATCCCCACCTCCACCCGCCTGGCCCGCATCCTCGTCCACCTCCTGGAGCCCGCCTCCGAGGACAGCCTCCTGCGCTGGGGCTTCTTCAACACCATCTTCGAGCAGAAGGAATACGGCGAAAGCTACGTCCTGGAGCCCCTCGCCCGCCAGATGCTCGCCGCCGACCCCGCCCTGAAAGCCGCCTACGAAAAGCGCAAGGCCGACGACAAGACCTTCGCCGCCGACCCCGACGCCCAGCTCAACTGGTTCTACCAGCGCTCCCCCTGGGGGGACCCGACGCTGGGAGTCTATCCCGTGGGCCGGATCTTCGACGCCGAGGTCGCAGCCAGGTTGTGATCGACCCTGCCGGGCAATCCCTCCGGGGGCCTCAAGCCGTTTGGGGAGGTTCCCGAGGGAGGCGCCGACCCATAGGGGTCCCAAACCCTCGCCCCGACCCACCGGTAGCGCGAGCAGCATTACTGCCGCCCGCGCTTGCCGTGGCCCACGGGGAATCAGGTTTCGAAAACATGAGTGGCCCCAGGCCCGAAGGTTCCACCCATCCGATGCCCGGATACGGCTAGCGCTCGCAGGCATGCTGCCTGCGAGCGCCACGGTGGGTCGGAGCCCCGGGACGGAACCCCGGTGGGTCGGAGCGGTGGACAGGAACGGAATCCACCCCCCCCGCGGCCCCCGGCGGGGACCGCTGGAACGGGCCGAAATGCCCGTCCTGCCTACTTGTTGTATACGTGGTACCCGAGCCTGAAGGAATCCGTCTCGGTGGAGTTTTCAACCTCGGCCATGGTCTTCTGGATCCATTCGGCGGCGGTGTAGACGGGGTTCCCCGCCAGGACCGAGGGCACGCGGTAGAAGCTCTTGTCCGCCCCGGGATTGGCGGCGCCCCAGCTCAGGTCGCCGATGGCGTCGATCCGGGCGTCCCAGGAGGCCGAGGTGGCCGTGGGGACGGTGGTGATGTAGACGGCGTCGTTTCCGTTGAAGTTGATCACGGTGCTGTTGGCGATGGCCGCGGCGCCGTTGGTGAGGTGGGCGGCGTCGGGGAGGGGCGGGGTGGAGGCGGTGGCGCTCTTGAAGAGGAGGCTGGCGCCGGGGGCGATCGTGCCGGGAATGGGCATGGTCTTGAAGGTGTTGCTGGTGTTGGGGTTGGTCCAGAGGCCCAGGTGGAGGGGGGTGACGGCGGCGTCGTAGGTGCCGGTGCCGACGTTGGTGACCTCGATCCACTTGTTGTAGCTCGTGCCTTCGTAGTACTGGCTGATGATCAGGGAGGGCACCCCCGTGGGGCCCGCGGGGTCGACGGTGAGGGTGAAGGTCGCCGTGGTGCTGGCGCCGTCGCCGTCGGTGGCGGTGAGGGTGACGGTGGCCGTTCCGGTGAGGCCGGCGGCGGGGATCAGGGCCAGGCTGCAGGTGCCGGAGGCGTTCACCACCGCCAGCGCGGAGGGCAGCAGGACCGTGTTGTCGGCCGTGGCGGTCACCGCGAGGCTGCCGGGGGCGGTGGTGTCGTCGGCCACCGTGAAGGAGACCGTGACGGGGTTGCCGGCGGTGGTGGTCTGGTTGGCGACGCCGGAGAAGGTGGGCGCCTCGTTGGGGCCCTTCACCTTGATGACGCGGGTGATGGTGTTGCTGGCGCCCAGGCTGTCCTGGACCGTGAAGGAGGCCGAGAAGGAGCCTCCCAGGGAATAGGTGTGGCTCGCGGTCATGCCGGTGGAGACGGGGGTCCCGTCGCCGAAGTTCCAGGTGGCCGAAGCGAGGGTGGTGCCCTCGGGCGAAGCGGAGGAGGGCGTGGCGGCCCCCGCGAAGGTCACGGTGTCATTGACGTTGATCTGGGTGTCCCAGCTGGGCTCGACCATGTGGACGTTGGGGCCGGAAGCCTGCTCGAAGGGGGCGCGCCAGCCGCGCACCTCCACCGTGGCCTTCCAGGCGGGGATGTCCAGCCCGGGGGCCATGGCCTGGAGGTTGGGGAAGAAATCCAGGCCGGTGAGGGCCTCGATGCGGGCGACGGAGGTCACGTAGCGGGTGAGGGTGGCCGGCGCGTTGATCTGGCCCCAGGCGTTGGGCAGGATCAGGGCCAGGGCCTTGGGGTGGCCCGGGGTGGGCTCGGACACCACGATCTTGTAGCAGGCGGTGGGAATGGCGATCTTCAGGTCCGGCTGGACCCGGGACGTCCACCACGCGGGGCTGGGGGGGAAGTAGGAGCCGGTGTAGACCCACACCCGGCCCATGTACGAGGTGACGCCGTCGGTGTCGCCGCCCTGGGAGCCGCCGATGGTCTCCTCCAGCCGCTGCCAGAGCTGCTGGTTGAACTGGGAGATCTGGGGCACGAGGTTGCTCATGATGGTGGCGTCGTCGCCGGCCACCGGGGAGTAGCGGTAGGACACGTCGGCCCGGGGCACCTGGTGGCCGCGGTCGTAGCTGTCCGGGGAGCCCGCGCCGCCCGTGTAGATGCCGGTGTAGTCGTCCTTGCCCACCTGGGGCGCCGCCAGGCGCAGATCGGCGGTGTAGTCCTTGGTGGAGTTGGCGTAGGGCTTGTGGACCGGGAAGTTCAGGTACGAGGTCCAGACGGGGTTCTTCAGGGATTCGTCGTAGCCCAGGCGGAAGGCGCCGTTGGGGTACTTCTCCGCGTCCACGTGCAGGGAGGGCAGCACGGTGATGGGCCGCGCGGGCACGGGGACGGGGTCGCCGGCGTAGACGGGGCTGGGCACCGCGGCCACGGCGAAGGCGTTGGCGCTCTCCACCTGGAAGGTGCCGTCGCCGACCACCACCGAATAGGCGTCCCCGTTGGTGGGGAACTCGGTGGAGGCCACCGTGTAGGAGGCGCCGTCGGCGCCGCTGATGGGCGTGCCGTTGAGCCTCCAGGAATAGGTGAGGGGCCCGCCGTGGTTCGCCGCCGCGGTGACGGTGAAGGTCACGCCGTCGGGGGGCAGGACGGTCCGGCTCTGGGGCTGGGTGAGGAGGGTCGGCGGGGCGTGGACGGCCACGGCCGCGGCCTGGCTCACGGTGGAGGTCGCCGTTCCGTTCAGGGTGCAGGTGGCGACGGCGTCATAGCTCCCCCCGTCGGCGACGGTGACGGCCGCGAGGGCGAATTCCGGGGAGGTGGCCCCGGCGATGGGCTGGCCATCCTTGCGCCACTGGAGCGTGACGGAGCCCTGCCCGGCGGAGGCCGCGGCGCTGAGCGCCAGGGGCGCGCCCAGGTCCACGGTCTGGGAGACGGGCTGGACCGTGAAGACCGGAGGCACGTTCACCTGCAGGAGGGCCGCCGCGGAGGTGGCGGTGGTGACGGTGCCGTTGAGGGTGTTGGTGACCACGGCGTCATAGCTGCCGGCGTCGGCCCCCGTCACGGAAGGCAGGCTCAGGGCGGCGGAGGTGGCGCCGGCCAGGGCCGCGCCCCCCCTGCGCCACTGGTAGCCCAGGGTGCCGTTGCCGGTGGCCTTCACCGCGAAGGAGGCGGCCCCGCCCTGCACCACCGTGAGGCCCGCGGGCTGGGAGGTGATGACCGGGGGGACGTTGATGGCCAGGGTGGCGGGGTGGCTGTGGACCCAGCCCGTGGGATTGCTCACGATCACCGTGTAGACCCCCGCGCTGGCGGCCGTGGTGGCCGGCAGGGTCAGGGTGGCCGAATCTCCGCCCACCCGGTGGAGCCCCTTCAGCCACTGGTAGTGGAAGCGGCTGGGCTTGCCCGTCACCTCCACGTGGAAGGTCACCGCCTGCCCGCTGATGACGGTCTGGCTCAGGGGCTGGGTGACGATCCTCAGGTGATCGGGCTTGTGGAACCAGCCCAGGTGCCTGTCCTGGTCATGGTCCGGTCCCCCGGCCCTGGCGGGGGAGGCGAAGGTGCCCAGGCCGAGCACGGCCAGGCACAGGCTCATGCGAGCCAAGCATCGAAGTGCCAACATCGGGGCCTCCTTGGATATTCATTAGGTATTGGTTAATGAATTATCCAGCCACCGACCCGGCATCCCAAATTTATTTTTGTGAATTTCCGGCAACAAAACCCGGCGGTCCCGGAGGATCACTGGACGTCGCTCACCCGGCCATTCAGGAATGTTATCTTCAGATCACGGTAGACATAGATCTTCTTGGCGCCCAGATCGACCGTGTTCTTCGGCCGCCCCAGGGCCGCCTCCACCTGCCCGGGGGTCATGCCCAGGGAGATGGTCGTGCCGGAGGCGGTCGTCTCTCCGCCCGATTGGATGAGGGAGCGCTCCGAGCTGTTGGCTTCGCCCACGGCCCGGGCCAGTTCGGCCTGGGCGTCGGCGTCGGGCCGGACCTCCTGGGCGTAGGGGGCGTCCACCGTGCCCTGGGCCGAGGCCGGCAGGGCCGGGATGCCGTTGCGGCCCTGGTCCGTCTGGAGCTTGGCCAGGCCCCGCTCCATGGAGGCCTGGAGGGTGTTCTGCATCTCCTGCAGGTCCGTGGTGCGCACCGACACGTAGCTGCCCCGGGGGCAACTGGCCCCGCGGGTGGAGAGCACGCGCACCTCGGCCCACTCGTCGCCCGGGGCGGGAGTCTGGGAGAGCTGGAGCACGTCCCCCTCCACCAGGGAGCACTCCGAGTTCCCGGCGTAGGCCATCACCCCGCTGGCCACCACGAAGATGCGGGGCCCCCTGGCCGTGAAGATCGGCGGCGGCGCCGAGCCGTCCCCCGCGTCCTGGGCGGCCTTGGCCTGGTCCATCTGCCGCCGGACCTCGTCGGCGATGGCGTCCTTCACCTCCGGCGACAGGCCCGTGGACGTGTCGTAGACCACCGGGGGCGAGGAGACCGTGACGTTCTGGGCCATGTAGGCCGATTCCAGGGAGGCCGCGATGATGAAGTCCGCCAGCCAGAAGGCGGGGCTGCGGTACACGGGGTAGGGCGTGAAATAGCCGCCGTAGTACCCGTACCACGGCCGGGAGGACCACCCCCAGCTGTAGGCCACGGGCCGGGACCACGGGGAGTAGCACCAGGTGTAGAAGGCCGGACGGTAGTAGTGGCGGGGCATGTACACGACGTACTCCCGCCCCCCGTGGAACCAGGGCCGGTATACCGCCGCGTGGGGCACCCCGTTGACGATGTAGGTGCGCTGCACGTAGGAATGGCCATGCACTTCCAGGGGCCGCTGGATGTAGCCCGCGCGCCCCGTGGCATTGGCCACGATCACCCGGCCTCCGGGGCGGACCACCTCCACCTGGCGCACCCCGCTGGGGGAGTGCCGGATCACGGCGCCGCCGGGGGTCCGCACCTCCCGGATGGCCCCCGCGGGGGTCCGCCGGATCTCGCCCCCTTCGCGGGTGCGCACCACCTCATGCACCGGGCCGCGGCCCGCGGGTCCGGGACGGACCTCCGCGGGGCGGACCCCGGAGGGCCTGGAATCGGGCCTCGGCTCGATCCGGCGGTCCGGACGGGATTCGGGGCGGGCCTCCATCCGGCGCTCGGTGCGGGGCTCAGGCTGGGTCTCCGTCCGGCGCTCGTTCCGGGGCTCGGGGCGGGGCTCGACCCGGCGCTCCATGCGGGGCTCCGGGCGCCGTTCCTGGCGAAGCTCCTGGCGGGGCTCCTGCCGGGGCTCCGGGCGCCGCTCCTGCCGGGGCTCCATGCGGGGCTCCGAGCGCCGCTCCTGCCGGGGCTCGGGCCTGGGTTCCGCCTTGGGCGCGGGCCGCGCCGGCTCCTGTTTCCTCTCCCTGCCCTCCTCCTTCTTCCGGTCCTC is a genomic window containing:
- the panE gene encoding 2-dehydropantoate 2-reductase, which gives rise to MRILMVGAGGIGGYFGGRLLEAGRDVTFLVRPARARKLAETGLVVRSPFGDLHLAAPPTVLAGEPREPFDAVLLSCKAYDLEDAVEAFAPAVGPDTMVLPLLNGMAHFDALDRRFGAGRVLGGSCFISSALDAQGAVVHFNRLHGLVFGERTGEATPRIRALEAQLCGAGFDGRLSGDIVQELWEKWVFIASAAGITCLLRGSVGDIVAAGNQGLAVALMEECASVAAAHGHAPRAQSLEKTRAILTEPGSPMTSSMFRDLESGGRIEGDHLIGDLLRRGAGPLPMLAMVDASLRTYGARRARG
- a CDS encoding M14 family metallopeptidase: MRFGTLAPALLSAALCAGSPPPTRFERSGGLETPRLEETVAECRALAKASPWIRVGTFGRSPQGRALPLVIVDRDRAFDPARARAKGKLVVMIQACIHAGESDGKDAGLRLLKELCVDRAHPELLDRLVVLFLPVFNVDGHERFGPHNRINQNGPREMGWRSSAAGLNLNRDYLKADTPEMRAWLKLHQAWLPDVFLDCHATDGADYQYPLTIAREAGPGDTWFLEAGLGSWIRDSFLPGLRSRLEADGLPTTEYIVFRTWHDPRSGLVIGPSGPRYSQGYQSAQNRLGLLLETHMLKPYPVRVEATRAALLRTCEIVARERDTVARLNRQADAFTASPAFRTAPMPLGFRDDGTSESIPFKGVAYQRTTSDLTGGDWFTYDPSRPQTFQIPRFGHLKVTASARVPEAYLVPPEWTEVIARIEAQGIPHHRLAKPATLPVSGWRFRDPVFRRTPTEGRQRVETVVQEEFTATRDFPAGTVVIPTSTRLARILVHLLEPASEDSLLRWGFFNTIFEQKEYGESYVLEPLARQMLAADPALKAAYEKRKADDKTFAADPDAQLNWFYQRSPWGDPTLGVYPVGRIFDAEVAARL
- a CDS encoding immunoglobulin domain-containing protein, with amino-acid sequence MLALRCLARMSLCLAVLGLGTFASPARAGGPDHDQDRHLGWFHKPDHLRIVTQPLSQTVISGQAVTFHVEVTGKPSRFHYQWLKGLHRVGGDSATLTLPATTAASAGVYTVIVSNPTGWVHSHPATLAINVPPVITSQPAGLTVVQGGAASFAVKATGNGTLGYQWRRGGAALAGATSAALSLPSVTGADAGSYDAVVTNTLNGTVTTATSAAALLQVNVPPVFTVQPVSQTVDLGAPLALSAAASAGQGSVTLQWRKDGQPIAGATSPEFALAAVTVADGGSYDAVATCTLNGTATSTVSQAAAVAVHAPPTLLTQPQSRTVLPPDGVTFTVTAAANHGGPLTYSWRLNGTPISGADGASYTVASTEFPTNGDAYSVVVGDGTFQVESANAFAVAAVPSPVYAGDPVPVPARPITVLPSLHVDAEKYPNGAFRLGYDESLKNPVWTSYLNFPVHKPYANSTKDYTADLRLAAPQVGKDDYTGIYTGGAGSPDSYDRGHQVPRADVSYRYSPVAGDDATIMSNLVPQISQFNQQLWQRLEETIGGSQGGDTDGVTSYMGRVWVYTGSYFPPSPAWWTSRVQPDLKIAIPTACYKIVVSEPTPGHPKALALILPNAWGQINAPATLTRYVTSVARIEALTGLDFFPNLQAMAPGLDIPAWKATVEVRGWRAPFEQASGPNVHMVEPSWDTQINVNDTVTFAGAATPSSASPEGTTLASATWNFGDGTPVSTGMTASHTYSLGGSFSASFTVQDSLGASNTITRVIKVKGPNEAPTFSGVANQTTTAGNPVTVSFTVADDTTAPGSLAVTATADNTVLLPSALAVVNASGTCSLALIPAAGLTGTATVTLTATDGDGASTTATFTLTVDPAGPTGVPSLIISQYYEGTSYNKWIEVTNVGTGTYDAAVTPLHLGLWTNPNTSNTFKTMPIPGTIAPGASLLFKSATASTPPLPDAAHLTNGAAAIANSTVINFNGNDAVYITTVPTATSASWDARIDAIGDLSWGAANPGADKSFYRVPSVLAGNPVYTAAEWIQKTMAEVENSTETDSFRLGYHVYNK